GCCAGCCGCTCGGCCACCCGACGCGCGATCCGGACCGGCACGACGACCTGCCGGGTGACGAGCCAGGTGACCCCACCGACCATCACGAGCAGCAGGGCACCACCGGTGAGGAGGGCACGCTGGACCACCGAGAGCGTCTCGGCCTCCTCGACCATCGGGAAGAGGTAGTAGACGGCGTATGTGCTGCCGTCGGCGGGCAGGAGCAGGCTGGCCCCCGCGACCACGGCGGGGGCGGACTCCTGGCCCGTCTCGGGCAGGTAGCGCACCGGCGCGAAGGTCCAGGCGAAGCCGGCGCCGGACTCGATCTCCTCGCGCAGCCGGCGCGGGACACTCTGGGTGTCCAGCCCCGGGGTGGACCGCGTGCCGACCGCGGCGGGTCCGCTGCCGCCGACAGGTCCGGTGACCGCGACCTGGAACCCGCGCGCGTCGCCGCGCAGCACCAGGCTCTCGGCGAGCTGCGCCACCTGGCCGGCGGCGTCGGTCTCGCCGCCGGTGGCGGCGCTCAGGCGCACGAGCGCGGACGTGGTCTCGTTGCGCGCCTCCGCCTGCGACGCCGCGACGTGGTCGTCGAGGAGCCCGTCGGCGATCTGATGCAGGAGCAGCCAGCCCACCACCCCGACGACCAGCGCCGCGAGCACCATCGTGCTGACCACGACGCGTGCCTGGATCGACCGGCGCCACACGGTGAGGGCGCGGCGGACCGGGCGGCGGGTCATCTGCGGCACCTCACCGGCGTCCTCAGGACGAGCCGGCCTTGTAGCCCACGCCGCGCACCGTGACCACGATCTCGGGACTCTCGGGGTCGTGCTCGACCTTCGACCGCAGGCGCTGGACGTGGACGTTGACCAAGCGGGTGTCGGCGGCGTGCCGGTAGCCCCACACCTGCTCGAGGAGCACCTCGCGGGTGAAGACCTGCCAGGGCTTGCGCGCCAGGCACAGCAGCAGGTCGAACTCCAGCGGGGTCAGCGCGATCGGCCGGCCGTCGCGGGTCACCTGGTGGCCGGCGACGTCGATGACCAGGTCGCCGACGGTGATCATCTCCGGGGCCGGCTCCTCGAAGCGGCGTACGCGCGCGCGGATCCGGGCGACGAGCTCCTTCGGTTTGAACGGCTTGACGACGTAGTCGTCGGCCCCGGACTCGAGGCCGACGATCACGTCGACGGTGTCGCTGCGTGCGGTGAGCATGACGATCGGTACGCCGGACTCGGCGCGGATCTCCTTGCACACCTCGATGCCGTCCTTGCCCGGCAGCATGACGTCGAGGAGCACGACGTCCGGGCGGTAGTCCCGCAGCTGCGCGAGCGCGTTGTCACCGGTCGGGCACACCCGCGAGTCGAACCCCTCGGTGCGCAGCACCAGGGTCAGCATCTCCGCCAGGGACGCGTCGTCGTCGACGACGAGCACCTTGGCGCGCGGTGCTTCGGGTGTGGTCACGGGAGCGCTCTCGCGGGGCTGTCAGGCTGCCGGGTCCGGGATCAGTACCGGTAGTGGTCGGACTTGTAGGGCCCCTCGACCGGGATGCCGAGGTAGGACGCCTGGTCGGTCGACAGCTCGGTGAGCTTCACGCCGAGGGCGTCCAGGTGCAGGCGGGCGACCTCCTCGTCGAGGTGCTTGGGGAGCACGTAGACGCCGACGGGGTACTCCGCGGGCTTCGTGAAGATCTCGATCTGGGCCAGCACCTGGTTGGTGAAGGAGTTCGACATCACGAACGACGGGTGACCGGTCGCGTTGCCGAGGTTCATCAAGCGACCCTCGGAGAGCACGATGATCGAGTTGCCGGTGGGGAAGGTCCACACGTCGACCTGCGGCTTGACGTTCTTGCACTCCGCGACCCCGGGCGCCTCGAGGCCGGCCATGTCGATCTCGTTGTCGAAGTGACCGATGTTAGCCACGATCGCCTGGTGCTTCATGGACCGCATGTGGTCGAGGGTGACGACGTCCTTGTTGCCGGTGGCCGTGATCACGATGTCGGCGATCGGCAGGACCTCCTCCAGCGTCGTGACCTGGTAGCCGTCCATGGCCGCCTGCAGTGCGCAGATCGGGTCGATCTCGGTGACGATGACGCGGGCGCCCTGGCCGCGCAGCGACTCCGCGCAGCCCTTGCCGACGTCGCCGTACCCGCAGACCACCGCGACCTTGCCGCCGATGAGCACGTCGGTGGCGCGGTTGATGCCGTCGATGAGCGAGTGCCGGCAGCCGTACTTGTTGTCGAACTTCGACTTCGTGACCGAGTCGTTGACGTTGATCGCCGGGAAGAGCAGCGAGCCGGCCTTCATCATGTCGTAGAGGCGCAGGACGCCGGTGGTGGTCTCCTCGGTCACGCCGCGGATCTCGGCCCCGATCTGGGTCCAGCGGTCCGACGACTCCGCGAGCGAGGCCTGGAGCACCTCGAAGACGACCTTCTGCTCCGCGCTCGTGGCGGTGGCCGGGTCGGGCGCCTGGCCACTCTTCTCGGCCTCGACGCCGAGGTGGACGAGCAGCGTGGCGTCGCCGCCGTCGTCGAGGATCATGTTGGCGAAGCGCTTCTCGCCGTCCGGGCCGTCGGGCCACTGCAGGATCTGCTGGGTGCACCACCAGTACTCCTCCAGCGTCTCGCCCTTCCAGGCGAAGACGGGGGCGCCGGCGGGGTTGTCGGGAGTGCCGTCGGGGCCGACGACGATCGCGGCGGCGGCGTGGTCCTGGGTGGAGAAGATGTTGCAGGAGGCCCAGCGGACCTCCGCGCCCAGCGCGATCAGCGTCTCGATCAGCACCGCGGTCTGGATGGTCATGTGCAGGGATCCGGCGATGCGGGCCCCGGCCAGCGGCTGCGCGTCGGCGTAGCGCTCGCGCATCGCCATCAGGCCCGGCATCTCGTGCTCGGCCAGGGTGATCTCGGTGCGTCCGAAGTCGGCCAGGGTCAGGTCGGCGACCTTGAAGTCCATGTGTGTCCTCAAATACGTGCACGTGCAGTCAGGGTCCGCAGCGCCTCTGCGCTCGGTGGGATCTCCCGCGGACAGTGACCCAGCCTAGCGGCGCAGTCGACGGGCTGCGGCGACGACGGGAAGCAGCAGCCCGCCGAGCACCGCACCGGCCAGCGCCGACCCCGCGGTGTTGACCAGCCAGCCGAGCGTGCCACCCGCGGCGCCGGTGGCGTCGTGGACCGCGACCTCGAGGTGGTGGACGGCGTCGTACGGCGCGTGCCAGCCGAGCTCGTCGGCGCCCACGAGGACGATGTGACCTCCCACCCAGAGCATCGCGGCGGTGCCGACGACCGTGATCACGATCAGCAGGTGCGGCATCGCCCGCACCAGGCCGCGCCCGACCCGCTGGGCGGCCTTCGACGTGCGCTGCGCGAGCGAGAGGCCGATGTCGTCCATCTTCACGATCAGCGCGACGACGCCGTAGACGAGCGCGGTGATGCCGAGGGCCACCACGATCAGGATGAGCGCGCGGCTCACGAACGGCTCGTCGGCCACCTCGTTGAGCGCGATCACCATGATCTCGGCCGAGAGGATGAAGTCGGTGCGGATCGCCCCGGACACGACGGTGCCCTCGTCGGCAGCGGGTGCGCCGTGGGCGTCAGTGTCACCGGCCCCGTGCCCGTGGCCGCCGCTCCAGGGCAGCACGGCCCAGACCTTGTGGGCACCCTCGTAGCAGAGGTAGGCCCCGCCGATCATCAACAGCGGGGTGAGCACCCACGGCAGGAACTCGCTGAGCAGCAGCGCAGCCGGGAGGATGAAGAGCATCTTGTTGCGCAGCGAGCCCGTGGCGATGCGCCGCACGATCGGCAGCTCGCGCTCGGCGGCGACGCCCTGGACGTACTGCGGGGTGACGGCCGTGTCGTCCACGACGACACCCGCGGCCTTCAGGCTCGCGCGTCCCGCGGCGGCGCCGATGTCGTCCACCGAGGCGGCCGCTAGCCGGGCCAGTGCGGCCACGTCGTCCAACAGGCCGAACAGTCCGGCGCTCATGTCCATCTCCCCGAGGCGAGTGCGAGATAG
The nucleotide sequence above comes from Nocardioides massiliensis. Encoded proteins:
- the mtrA gene encoding MtrAB system response regulator MtrA, with amino-acid sequence MTTPEAPRAKVLVVDDDASLAEMLTLVLRTEGFDSRVCPTGDNALAQLRDYRPDVVLLDVMLPGKDGIEVCKEIRAESGVPIVMLTARSDTVDVIVGLESGADDYVVKPFKPKELVARIRARVRRFEEPAPEMITVGDLVIDVAGHQVTRDGRPIALTPLEFDLLLCLARKPWQVFTREVLLEQVWGYRHAADTRLVNVHVQRLRSKVEHDPESPEIVVTVRGVGYKAGSS
- the ahcY gene encoding adenosylhomocysteinase; amino-acid sequence: MDFKVADLTLADFGRTEITLAEHEMPGLMAMRERYADAQPLAGARIAGSLHMTIQTAVLIETLIALGAEVRWASCNIFSTQDHAAAAIVVGPDGTPDNPAGAPVFAWKGETLEEYWWCTQQILQWPDGPDGEKRFANMILDDGGDATLLVHLGVEAEKSGQAPDPATATSAEQKVVFEVLQASLAESSDRWTQIGAEIRGVTEETTTGVLRLYDMMKAGSLLFPAINVNDSVTKSKFDNKYGCRHSLIDGINRATDVLIGGKVAVVCGYGDVGKGCAESLRGQGARVIVTEIDPICALQAAMDGYQVTTLEEVLPIADIVITATGNKDVVTLDHMRSMKHQAIVANIGHFDNEIDMAGLEAPGVAECKNVKPQVDVWTFPTGNSIIVLSEGRLMNLGNATGHPSFVMSNSFTNQVLAQIEIFTKPAEYPVGVYVLPKHLDEEVARLHLDALGVKLTELSTDQASYLGIPVEGPYKSDHYRY
- a CDS encoding DUF808 domain-containing protein is translated as MSAGLFGLLDDVAALARLAAASVDDIGAAAGRASLKAAGVVVDDTAVTPQYVQGVAAERELPIVRRIATGSLRNKMLFILPAALLLSEFLPWVLTPLLMIGGAYLCYEGAHKVWAVLPWSGGHGHGAGDTDAHGAPAADEGTVVSGAIRTDFILSAEIMVIALNEVADEPFVSRALILIVVALGITALVYGVVALIVKMDDIGLSLAQRTSKAAQRVGRGLVRAMPHLLIVITVVGTAAMLWVGGHIVLVGADELGWHAPYDAVHHLEVAVHDATGAAGGTLGWLVNTAGSALAGAVLGGLLLPVVAAARRLRR